In one window of Macrobrachium nipponense isolate FS-2020 chromosome 2, ASM1510439v2, whole genome shotgun sequence DNA:
- the LOC135221377 gene encoding uncharacterized protein LOC135221377 — protein MIPYRLVDWDVGDPLKQSNVVYRYVCPAQGCPMGLHRHDGRCACSKRISCHAQEGDIRQHALARQLRPDSSTTNQKPAGKPSSFFDCSDTEDDLSQDNDGFTLVRSKKNMKKSTQNTDTFNLQSDTEFPRLRFKPIQKPGETAYTTIKAIEDRHKDIVFQARPTRTGQFILIPKDKHTEEVLKKDGHCKALDPNDRIRKGLICRYPVNLPIDPIKDLSFVLDATRCTNKAGEPTRKVLVTFQGERPAEVDIPIWGKFPTEEFTPEPLRCFRCQRFGHHQRECGYKHICGICSGKHPTQECLDRYKRKERTTAKCPNCKGQHHAWHKGCPERLKRIWRMKGQNPQTPPERCNSNTNTPQHTSYPQHLPQQNPPTQQQHPQQTSHPQQPTEYNPPPLQQQQPQQHRHQEPRYRQQKPPTNQRRNPPTQQPQQDQQRNTYHRGLQTDTKQDTNTHPHLPQTPCPSTPHQLGKHPYFPPTQSHEHTPHPQLHP, from the exons agcagtccaacgtcgtctaccgatacgtatgccccgcccaaggatgcccaaTGGGATTACATCGGCATGACGGACGATGCGCCTgttcaaaaaggatttcctgccacgcccaggagggcgacattaggcagcacgcccttgca CGACAGCTCCGCCCAGACTCCTCCACGACCAATCAGAAGCCAGCAGGAAAACCTTCAAGCTTCTTT GACTGCTCTGACACGGAAGACGACCTTTCACAGGACAATGATGGCTTTACACTTGTACGCAGTaagaaaaacatgaagaaatcaaCACAAAACACGGACACTTTTAACTTGCAATCAGACACCGAATTCCCACGACTGAGATTCAAACCAATACAAAAACCTGGAGAAACAGCCTACACCACAATAAAAGCCATTGAAGACAGACACAAGGACATCGTTTTCCAGGCACGACCAACCCGGACAGGACAATTCATTCTGATACCTAAAGACAAACATACCgaagaagtactcaagaaggacggACATTGCAAGGCACTGGACCCAAACGACAGAATACGGAAAGGACTCATATGCAGATACCCAGTAAACCTCCCAATCGACCCCATAAAAGACCTCTCCTTTGTGTTAGACGCCACCCGGTGCACAAACAAAGCaggagaaccaacaagaaaggttcTTGTGACTTTCCAAGGGGAAAGGCCTGCTGAAGTGGACATACCAATATGGGGAAAATTCCCCACTGAAGAATTCACCCCTGAACCACTAAGGTGCTTTAGGTGTCAAAGATTTGGACACCATCAACGTGAATGCGGCTACAAACACATTTGTGGGATTTGTAGTGGCAAGCACCCAACACAAGAGTGCTTAGATCGGtacaaaaggaaagagaggacgaCAGCAAAATGCCCGAATTGTAAAGGGCAGCATCACGCCTGGCATAAAGGCTGTCCGGAAAGACTTAAGAGGATTTGGCGAATGAAAGGCCAGAACCCCCAGACACCACCAGAACGTTGCAACAGCAACACAAACACCCCACAACACACATCATACCCTCAACACCTACCACAACAAAACCCacccacacaacaacaacacccacaACAAACATCACATCCTCAGCAACCAACGGAATACAACCCACCTccactacagcaacaacaaccacagcaACACAGACACCAAGAACCCAGATATAGGCAGCAGAAACCCCCCACCAATCAGAGACGCAATCCACCtacacaacaaccacaacaagaccaacaacGGAACACATACCACAGAGGACTCCAGACAGACACAAAacaagacacaaacacacacccacacctgcctcaaaccccatgtccttctactccacatcaactcggaaaacacccctacttcccacccacccaatcacatgaacacaccccccacccccaactccacCCGTGA